A region of the Pantoea alfalfae genome:
TGCACGCGTGTCTCTCTGCGCCACACCCCATTCCCTGTCGTGATACGCCAGATAGAGGGGATCCTGCGTTACCCAGCCACATCGTTGCATCGTTTTGTTCCTTTATAACGAGAATATTTTAGCGGTCCGCTTGATCTTAGAATTAATCGGTTGATAGTTAAACGATCACCGGTTAAATAACAGAGACGGCCCGAAAAATTCATTAAGACGCCGGATAATAACTTCAGCCTGGCCTGGAGATGCGATGTTGCCGAGAAGCGGTTGGAAAGGTCTGCGGACCTGCTGTGCTGTAGGGCTGTTAATGTTAACGCAACCGACGTTTGCCCGCGGCGGCATTTCTGCGCCTCAGCATGCTGACTTTCTGCCCGACTACGACACAATTCTGGCGGAGAAGATCGCCCTGACGCCACTTGCTTTCAGCGATGAGAGCCGCGCCCTGTTTGAAGCTGCGATTAATTCTCCCACTGCTTCCCCCATCGCTCTGCACAGTGAAACCGGTAGCGTAGGCACTACGCCGCTGGGTAAACGCTATCGGGCGGGCGTTAACCTGCCGATTGCGCCGTCATTCACCACCGGTCCGGTGGCGCAGTATGCGGTCGATCCCCAGCAGATGAACTGTCTGCAATGTGACTACAGCGATCAGCAGAGCCGTGAGCAGAGCGCCAGCGTCGGATGGCGCATTGATTCGCAGCAGGGATGGATATCGCCCTGGGCGCAACTGAGTTACCACTATCTGATGGCGGATACGCCGCAGACCCCCCGGCGCGAGGCGGCGAATGGCTCGGATCAGTCTGACGGTATTGATTTAAGCATCGGTGCACAAATGCCACTGAACGATAAACTGGCGGCTTTCGCGTCATTTTCACAAAGCGAAGCGCTGAACAACGACGAGCAGCAACTTTACACCTTTGGCTTTAGCGCCAGCTTCTAGCGGGGCATGAAAAGAGAAAGAGAATCGGGCGTTTAAAATATAATGAGTCCGCTAATCATTATACTGGTAACAAAATGCGCAACGATTTGACTATTATTGGCCGTGAAATGACGGTCTTCATACTGGCAGCACTCTTCCTCGCTCTGATGATATTGCCCATCTATATTGATGTGGCCTGGATGAATGATGCGCTGCACGAAACTTCTTTTACTGAAACCACCCAGGAAATCATGCTGGCGGTGATTGCCGCCCTGTTCTTTATTGCGGCCCAGCGCCGTCCGGCTCAGCGCGGCGCGCTGACCTTAGTGGCGGGCTTCTATAGCTGTATGCTGATCCGTGAGCTCGACTTTGTGTTTGATGCCATCCAGCATGGCAGCTGGATCTGGTTCGCCCTGGCGGTGACGGCCGGTTGCCTGGCCGTCGCGCTGCGGACGCCGAAAAAAACCCTGCATGCGCTGGCCAGGCTGCTGCAACACCGCAGCTGGCCGGTGATGGCCTCCGGCTTTTTAGTGGTGCTGGTCTTCTCACGACTGTTTGGTATTCATGCGTTGTGGCAGCACCTGATGCTGGGCGATTACAACCGCGTGGTGAAAAACATGGCCGAAGAGGGGACCGAGCTTCTGGGATACAGCCTCTGCTGGCTCGCCTCGGTGCGCTATTTATGGCAGACCCGTCCGATCGCCGCTGTCAGTGCGACCCAACCCGCCGCTGCCCGTCATACTACGTCTCCGATAACCTCTCACTGACCGCGGTCGTGCTTTTTTTGGCGATCCGACCAGGGAAAGGAGATTTTGGCAATTCCTGATTATAAACCGTTCTTGTATTGATGCTTTTTAATTCACAGGTATGCTCTAAAGGATTCTGAGGAAATCCTTTAGAGCTTAACGTTATGATTACCATTTACCGTAAGGGTATTTTTTTCCCTTGATAAAGGCAGGCGTGTCTCCATAGTATTTATATCCATTTGGATGTTTGGTTATCCCTTTACAGATATCCAGTTTATCCCCCGATAAAGTTTTCAGGACTGACGGCGTGATGCGATAGTTAGGCTCCGCATTGATCCCCTGCAGCCAGACAGCTACCTTTCCCTCGGGAGCCAGACCAATCTGTACTCTGTTGTAATATGCCGTTCTCCCCCAATAGTCTTTCTGCTCAGCCGGCCTGATCATTTTATCCAGTACGGGTTTAGGTATAGTCAGAGTGGTCTGGTACACCTTTTTATCGATAATCGAGTCCCAGCAGAAAATAATATGCCTTGGCGGATGCTCAACGTGATTCCAGTAGCCACCAGAAGCACGATCATTGTCATTCCACTGTCCGATAACCCCTGGCAGAGCAGATGTACGGTTCAGGGTATTAAATTCATAAACTTTATCATCGGCGTCCTGAACTACTGCGTACGTCACCAATGCCGGTAGTGCTTTTGGGGTGAAAAAATCAAAGGTCCATTCTGTCGGCTCATCGTTCTGAGGAGCACCAGTTGTGTGTGCTTCTCCCTGACAACCAGTCAATGCGAGAATGGTAAAAAGCCCTGCCATGCCTTTTATTTCCATATTTTATTTCCTTCCATATCGTAAACCGTACGCTGCCAGCGCTCGTCTGGCCGGTTAGTAAAGGTCACAAGCTTTGCCGGTCTGACTGCACCACTGATCATTCCCTGATTATTCCTCACCACACCGTTCCAGTTGGCTGAACAGTGAATATATTTTTCGGCCAGCATCAGGATTTCGGAAGTTGTAAAGCCCTGTACAGATTGACTATTCCGGACTGCACGTCCCATGACAATTGCTTTTTCACTCAATGCGTTCATTTCTGCCCCCAGCGCGAAATCAGGATTAGTCTCATCGACAGGCTCAAACACCACACCGGCATCCTGTGCCGCATCAAGCATCACCCGTAGCACCACCTTCGACCAGTCGTTACGTGTTAGCCTGTCAATAACCAGCGCCGCACCACTGCGCTTTTGTAGTATTCCGTAGCGATCGGCTGGCATTCTGTCGTCATGCCAGACATCTGCACTTACCTTCACTGCATTCAGCAGCGGCGCTATCGCTGGATAGCCATCCATCGTTTTAAGCTGCGCGCAGGTCTGCTGATAAATCCGCGTTTCTGTATCGGGAGTAGAGAGTGGTACGGTTTCAAACTCCGGCCGGGTAAGGAAACAGGCTTCGCGTTCCTCCGGGTTGTAACCTCCGCCAATGTCTGAGTGCGCACCCGGCAGAGCCAGCTCCGGCCATGCCGGTTTGAGGCTGTTTAGCGCAAAGTTAAACCGGCATTCGTGTTGCGCGGTGATATGAAATACCTTTTCCGCCACGCCCGGACGCAGCACCAGGTTAACCTCACCCGTATCTGCACTGTGCGGGTTTAGGCCATTGACTGGCGTTCCGATGGCAGCTACGGTATCAAATATTCCCAGAAATCGGGTTTTACCGCCGGGCGTGCCAGAGAACTCAACATCACCCAGCCCGATCTTAATTGCCGAGACAATGGTGCTGTCCTGGCTGAATATCCGGTTGGCAAAATGCCGCGCCGCTGCGGCTCCACGGCTGAAGCCAAAAATATCAAACTGCAGCTCTTTGATGACACAGGTTCGCGCAGCGGCGTGTCTGTTGAAATACCCTTGAATAGCGGCAGCCAGTATGGCAACAGCTTTATCTGTTTTTCTCACTACACCGGTATCGCCCCGGCCGGTACCCATCCCGTAAGTGCTGTCGCCCGTGCCGTCCTCCGTACCGATACCTTCGATATAAATGGCATACTGACCGGTTCCCGTATCGGGCCTCACATCCGGGCTATACAGCGTATTAAGCCAGTATATGTTGCTGTAATATCCCAGATAGCTTCCAGCTGCAGTACCGCTGACTCCACGATTCAGTCTCAGGCACTGCTCTAATCCAGACGTAGCCTCCGCATCATTCATCCCAAAATGTTCACCGGAACAAGCGGCCTGCCGGTCGCCGCTGTTATTCGCATTGTTGCCCGTCCCATCGAAAAACACACCGATGGTGAGCGTGATTTCCCGTTTCTTCTTCGCTGCCTGTGCACGCTGTTCAGGCTCAGACTGCTGTGCTTTTCTCTCCGCAGCTTCAGCCCGTTCGGCCGCACGGCCGGCATTGCTGTCGATCTCGTAAGTGTGTGTGCTGACAGAGGGAATAAACCGGGCACGACAGGGACAGGAGCTGTAACTGTGAAGTGAACCCGCCCACTCCTTCAGGACACCGTTCACCTCATAGGTGTCCCCCATACCGCCACAGACGCGAAAGCGTCCTTCATGCTTACCGCATGTCACCGGATCGCCCGTCCGTACTTGCTGACGCTCAATGCCGCCGATGATGTAGGTGTCATCAGATGCACCGCTTAGAATCCGTCCGCCGCAAGTGGTTTTATCCAGGTGATACAAAAAAAATCCTTCAGTCATAATCCCTCATGAACTTTGTGGCTATAAAGTAAGCGCATCATACCTCATTCATGACTTAACCCAAATATCAGGCTCCTGTCTGCCACTAAAGCATGCTCAGGCAGCAATCTTATCCGCCGTTTGCCGTGCACCAGAATCCTGAGCTGGAGGACGTACAGGATTCTCTGATGCACTTAATGATCGACCTTTTGCTCTGTTACCTTCCCAGCCTGTATCTCCGTTAAATTCCCTGATTTGACACTGGCAGCACTTCAGCCATTTCTTGTGCGACAACCCGGTCATCCGGTTGATAATCAGGTTATTGGTGGTAGTCATCATCACATCGCTATCTGGCTCTTTGCTTACGGCCCTTTTTAAGCGATCCGCACCCTCAAAACAGGTACAATAAACACTTCTGCGTCGGCGACAGGTTCCCGGCGCAAGGTGTTCGTTAACCTCAGGTCTTTTCATGTCAGCTAAAATCTTAACTTCAACGCTCATTGGCCTGGATGCCTTCCGACAGGATCCGCTGACTGCCCTGCAGCAGGCGGAAAAGGGCACGCTGGCGGTGTTAGATAATTATGCGCCGGTGATGTACGCCATCACGCCGGCGCGTCTGGCTGAACTGCTGGCGCTGGAAGCCGCCGCCCGTCAGCCGAATGATGTCGCACTGGATGACAGCCTCTATGACGATGCGCCCGCCGCAATCCACACGCCAGCAGGTAAATTTGTCATGTATCCGGGCTGGCAGCCGGATGCCGACTTTACGCGTCAGGCCGCCATCTGGGGCGTGGCGCTGAGTGAACCGGTGACGCCCGGCGAGCTGGCGGCCTTTGTGGCCTACTGGCAGGCGGAAGGCCGGATGTTCCATCATGTGCAGTGGCAACAGAAGCTGGCGCGCAGCATTCAGATGAACCGCGCCGCAAACGGCGGGCAACCGAAGCGTGATATCACGCAGTTGCCTGATCCAGACCGTACCATTCCCGATGGTTTCCGAGGTGAATGATGAAAACGCCAGATGATCTCTTTAACCGTCTGAAAAGAATGATGCCTGCGGGCACCCGTCCTAAATTTGCCAATGGCGAAGAGCTGCTGGCGTGGAATCAGGAGCAGGGTCGTCTGCGGTCAGAGGCCATTGTGCGTGAGAACCGCGCAATGAAGATGCAGCGCGTGATGGGCCGTTCCGGCATTCGCGAGCTGCACATGAACTGCTCGTTTGATAATTACCGGGTCGAGAACGAGGGACAGCGCAAAGCGCTGGAGCTGGCACGTCAGTACGCCGCTGAGTTTGATGGCAACATCGCCAGTTTTGTCTTTTCCGGGCGTCCTGGCACCGGTAAAAACCACCTGGCCGCTGCGATTGGTAATGACCTGATCCTGCGCGGTAAAAGCGTGCTGATCGTGACGGTCGCCGATCTGATGTCGAGCATGAAGGGCACCTTCAGCGGCAGCAGCGGCATTACCGAAGAGCGACTGATTCAGGATCTCAGCAGTGTTGATCTGCTGGTGATTGATGAGATCGGTATGCAGAGCGAGTCACGCTACGAAAAAGTGATTATCAACCAGATTGTCGATCGCCGTTCTTCATCGAAACGCCCGACCGGCATGTTATCCAACCTCGACCATGCAGGCATGAATGCGCTGCTGGGCGAGCGCGTCATGGACCGTATGCGCCTGGGCAACAGCCTGTGGGTGCGTTTCGACTGGGAAAGCTATCGCAGTCGGGTGCGCGGCGACGAGTATTAAACAGAGGCTACGCCGGGTCATTGCGCTAATGAGGCCGCCGGTACAGCAGAAAACCCGGCGTTAATCCGGCGATCTGATCGCCGTCACGATCTCAGCCACATCCGATCGGGTTGTGTGAAACAGCCCGCAAAAGTGTGGCATGAAGAATACGCCGGGGCTGATACACTCAATTCTAACTCCTCTGTTGGGTGAATCCGTGATGAAAACGAACGGCAAAGGCCCCGCACTATTGCGACTCAATAACCAGAAACGGGTGATGGCTCAGCTGCGTAAGCTGCGCGTGACGTCCCGTCAGGATCTTGCGGAGGCGCTGACCCTCAGCAAAAACACGGTCTCATTAATCATTGATGACCTGCTGGAGCAGGGTCTGATAGAGGAACTGGGGCCGGTCAGCGCCGCAGCAGCCGGACGGCCTAAAATCGGGATCACCCTGCGGCCGGAAAAGCTTAAGAGCGCAGGCGTCATGGTGGAACGCAACGTGATCCACTGGCGCGTCTGCGACTACTTTTCACAGGTGCTGGCAGAAGCGACGCTGCGCACCGATACCAGTCACCCGACTCGCCTGCTGGCTGAACTGGCTATGCTGTGCCGGGAACTCACAGAACGTTATCCCGACCTGCTCGGTATTGGCCTTGGCTTCCCCGGCATCGTCGATCCCCGGCGCGGCTGGATGCATATTTCATTGCCGCTGGAATGGCAGGATGTTGACCTGCTGACCACGTTGCGCAAGCACGTCCGTCTGCCCATCCTCATTATGAATAATGTTAAAGCTGCTGCGCTACTGGCTGTCGAGCAAAGTGGATTATCGCCGGAGAGCGGTCATTTTTATCTGCGTATTTCCGAGGGGATTGGCGGCGCTCTGGTACAACAGGGGCAGGTATTTACCGGACATAGCTGGACGGCGGGCGAAGCAGGACATCTGGTTGTCCAGCCTGGAGGGCCACGCTGCAGCTGCGGCCGCCGGG
Encoded here:
- a CDS encoding autotransporter produces the protein MLTQPTFARGGISAPQHADFLPDYDTILAEKIALTPLAFSDESRALFEAAINSPTASPIALHSETGSVGTTPLGKRYRAGVNLPIAPSFTTGPVAQYAVDPQQMNCLQCDYSDQQSREQSASVGWRIDSQQGWISPWAQLSYHYLMADTPQTPRREAANGSDQSDGIDLSIGAQMPLNDKLAAFASFSQSEALNNDEQQLYTFGFSASF
- a CDS encoding DUF2931 family protein — its product is MEIKGMAGLFTILALTGCQGEAHTTGAPQNDEPTEWTFDFFTPKALPALVTYAVVQDADDKVYEFNTLNRTSALPGVIGQWNDNDRASGGYWNHVEHPPRHIIFCWDSIIDKKVYQTTLTIPKPVLDKMIRPAEQKDYWGRTAYYNRVQIGLAPEGKVAVWLQGINAEPNYRITPSVLKTLSGDKLDICKGITKHPNGYKYYGDTPAFIKGKKYPYGKW
- a CDS encoding phospholipase effector Tle1 domain-containing protein, with amino-acid sequence MTEGFFLYHLDKTTCGGRILSGASDDTYIIGGIERQQVRTGDPVTCGKHEGRFRVCGGMGDTYEVNGVLKEWAGSLHSYSSCPCRARFIPSVSTHTYEIDSNAGRAAERAEAAERKAQQSEPEQRAQAAKKKREITLTIGVFFDGTGNNANNSGDRQAACSGEHFGMNDAEATSGLEQCLRLNRGVSGTAAGSYLGYYSNIYWLNTLYSPDVRPDTGTGQYAIYIEGIGTEDGTGDSTYGMGTGRGDTGVVRKTDKAVAILAAAIQGYFNRHAAARTCVIKELQFDIFGFSRGAAAARHFANRIFSQDSTIVSAIKIGLGDVEFSGTPGGKTRFLGIFDTVAAIGTPVNGLNPHSADTGEVNLVLRPGVAEKVFHITAQHECRFNFALNSLKPAWPELALPGAHSDIGGGYNPEEREACFLTRPEFETVPLSTPDTETRIYQQTCAQLKTMDGYPAIAPLLNAVKVSADVWHDDRMPADRYGILQKRSGAALVIDRLTRNDWSKVVLRVMLDAAQDAGVVFEPVDETNPDFALGAEMNALSEKAIVMGRAVRNSQSVQGFTTSEILMLAEKYIHCSANWNGVVRNNQGMISGAVRPAKLVTFTNRPDERWQRTVYDMEGNKIWK
- the dnaT gene encoding primosomal protein DnaT → MSAKILTSTLIGLDAFRQDPLTALQQAEKGTLAVLDNYAPVMYAITPARLAELLALEAAARQPNDVALDDSLYDDAPAAIHTPAGKFVMYPGWQPDADFTRQAAIWGVALSEPVTPGELAAFVAYWQAEGRMFHHVQWQQKLARSIQMNRAANGGQPKRDITQLPDPDRTIPDGFRGE
- the dnaC gene encoding DNA replication protein DnaC — protein: MKTPDDLFNRLKRMMPAGTRPKFANGEELLAWNQEQGRLRSEAIVRENRAMKMQRVMGRSGIRELHMNCSFDNYRVENEGQRKALELARQYAAEFDGNIASFVFSGRPGTGKNHLAAAIGNDLILRGKSVLIVTVADLMSSMKGTFSGSSGITEERLIQDLSSVDLLVIDEIGMQSESRYEKVIINQIVDRRSSSKRPTGMLSNLDHAGMNALLGERVMDRMRLGNSLWVRFDWESYRSRVRGDEY
- a CDS encoding ROK family transcriptional regulator — protein: MKTNGKGPALLRLNNQKRVMAQLRKLRVTSRQDLAEALTLSKNTVSLIIDDLLEQGLIEELGPVSAAAAGRPKIGITLRPEKLKSAGVMVERNVIHWRVCDYFSQVLAEATLRTDTSHPTRLLAELAMLCRELTERYPDLLGIGLGFPGIVDPRRGWMHISLPLEWQDVDLLTTLRKHVRLPILIMNNVKAAALLAVEQSGLSPESGHFYLRISEGIGGALVQQGQVFTGHSWTAGEAGHLVVQPGGPRCSCGRRGCLEALVSKPTVNQQLAQRQPGLSWQNRDSAPRVVDEVMTQAGGYLGAALSQIMLLLNPATIIIDCPWNVSERFCKAVRDTAHGNALAFTAAHTQLHFPETRIDPANGLALAVLEQSEQRVG